One window of Magallana gigas chromosome 2, xbMagGiga1.1, whole genome shotgun sequence genomic DNA carries:
- the LOC105340384 gene encoding ufm1-specific protease 2 isoform X1 has product MAAVHINRNVIETLATYSNTADPFFGVLLGHESEAGWHVTGCCCFTDSSPNNFTNQKDSVTQYLSGGLLVCGIFFENQSLQADDIVKKVSKYPLQNQNGLVILVKQPKDNKVTEDNIFVSPDQNTVEKPKVIDITEDLPALITARLRCPLTISVKVAAKGSLKNSLSNVIENLCNTLSSASALYRVQDTEVVFNSSSLVGLPNEAVCSRLLDLTTSDEDEFVSGKQKHSKSYKQRTLHCGVLQNISIADDSGEGTLCAPIIQHNLEKFQAVTLTLPVDVCCQVTADTKVLTLGQYMTTAICNQLRAMQDCFVQYVEGDVPPKVQVCHFQPWKSTAIVSVVYPDGKSEEKLESRRRELHSLFCLPLSRPVFRRGNVFLFPEDINQNGYLINPHQYINTQPMKDGQQYLVQGLYSYHHYMQDRFDDNMWGCAYRSLQTLVSWFRFQGYTDKPIPTHREIQQALVDVGDKEPKFVGSRQWIGSMEVSYCLDHLIGVTSRIAFVSEGSELATKGRELAQHFQIQGTPVMIGGGVLAHTILGVDFNEVTGDVKFLILDPHYTGAEDLKVILEKGWCGWKGMDFWDKKAHYNMCLPQRPKVI; this is encoded by the exons ATGGCAGCTGTACACATCAACAGAAATGTGATAGAG ACTTTGGCTACCTATAGCAATACAGCTGATCCTTTTTTTGGGGTGTTGCTTGGTCATGAGTCAGAGGCTGGCTGGCATGTCACAGGGTGCTGCTGTTTCACAGACTCCAGTCCAAACAACTTTACCAACCAAAAAGATTCCGTCACACAATATCTCTCTGGTG GATTATTAGTTTgtggaatattttttgaaaatcagtCACTGCAAGCAGATGATATTGTCAAGAAAGTCAGCAAATATCCTCTTCAAAACCAG AATGGTTTGGTGATCCTAGTCAAACAACCCAAGGACAACAAGGTGACTGAGGACAACATTTTTGTGTCTCCTGATCAGAACACTGTGGAGAAACCCAAAGTTATAGATATAACCGAGGACCTCCCAGCTCTCATCACAGCCAGGCTCAGATGTCCACTTACCATTTCAGTAAAAGTAGCTGCAAAAG GTTCCCTGAAAAACAGTCTTTCAAATGTGATAGAGAATTTGTGCAATACTTTATCCTCGGCATCAGCTCTGTACCGAGTACAGGATACTGAAGTAGTGTTCAATTCCTCGAGTCTGGTAGGACTGCCCAATGAAGCAGTGTGCTCGAGGCTTCTCGATCTCACAACTTCAGATGAAGATGAATTTGTCAGTGGAAAACAGAAACATTCAAAATCTTACAAACAG AGAACTTTGCACTGTGGGGTGCTTCAGAATATATCTATCGCTGATGACAGTGGCGAGGGAACTCTGTGTGCCCCCATCATACAACACAATTTAG AAAAATTCCAGGCAGTGACCTTGACTCTCCCTGTTGATGTGTGCTGTCAGGTCACCGCGGACACCAAGGTATTGACCTTGGGACAGTATATGACAACAGCAATCTGCAACCAGCTCAGAGCAATGCAAGATTGCTTTGTTCAATATGTTGAG GGAGATGTACCTCCAAAAGTACAGGTTTGTCATTTTCAACCATGGAAGTCTACAGCAATTGTATCTGTGGTCTATCCAGATGGAAAGTCGGAAGAGAAACTAG AAAGCAGACGTCGAGAATtacattcattgttttgtttgCCGTTATCAAGGCCAGtgtttagaagaggaaatgttTTCCTGTTCCCAGAGGACATCAACCAAAATGGCTATCTCATAAACCCTCATCAGTACATAAACACACAACCAA TGAAAGATGGTCAGCAGTACTTAGTTCAAGGTCTGTATAGCTACCACCACTACATGCAGGATCGCTTTGATGACAACATGTGGGGCTGTGCCTACAGATCTCTCCAAACTCTAGTCTCCTGGTTCCGATTTCAGGGCTACACTGATAAACCCATACCCACTCACAGGGAAATACAACAG GCACTGGTTGATGTTGGTGATAAAGAGCCCAAGTTTGTGGGATCTCGGCAGTGGATTGGATCCATGGAGGTCAGCTACTGTCTGGACCATCTAATTGGA gtCACATCACGCATTGCTTTTGTCAGTGAAGGGAGTGAACTTGCCACTAAAGGGAGGGAACTTGCCCAGCATTTCCAAATTCAGGGAACACCAGTGATGATAG GAGGGGGAGTGCTTGCTCACACTATTCTGGGAGTGGATTTCAATGAAGTGACTGGTGACGTCAAATTCCTTATATTAGATCCTCATTACACAGGGGCAGAGGATTTGAAGGTTATTTTAGAAAag GGTTGGTGTGGTTGGAAGGGGATGGATTTCTGGGACAAGAAAGCCCACTATAACATGTGCCTACCCCAGAGGCCCAAAGTCATCTAG
- the LOC105340384 gene encoding ufm1-specific protease 2 isoform X2, with protein MAAVHINRNVIETLATYSNTADPFFGVLLGHESEAGWHVTGCCCFTDSSPNNFTNQKDSVTQYLSGGLLVCGIFFENQSLQADDIVKKVSKYPLQNQNGLVILVKQPKDNKVTEDNIFVSPDQNTVEKPKVIDITEDLPALITARLRCPLTISVKVAAKGSLKNSLSNVIENLCNTLSSASALYRVQDTEVVFNSSSLVGLPNEAVCSRLLDLTTSDEDEFVSGKQKHSKSYKQRTLHCGVLQNISIADDSGEGTLCAPIIQHNLEKFQAVTLTLPVDVCCQVTADTKVLTLGQYMTTAICNQLRAMQDCFVQYVEGDVPPKVQVCHFQPWKSTAIVSVVYPDGKSEEKLESRRRELHSLFCLPLSRPVFRRGNVFLFPEDINQNGYLINPHQYINTQPMKDGQQYLVQGLYSYHHYMQDRFDDNMWGCAYRSLQTLVSWFRFQGYTDKPIPTHREIQQALVDVGDKEPKFVGSRQWIGSMEVSYCLDHLIGVTSRIAFVSEGSELATKGRELAQHFQIQGTPVMIGGGVLAHTILGVDFNEVTGDVKFLILDPHYTGAEDLKVILEKGWCGWKGMDFWDKKAHYNMCLPQRPKVI; from the exons ATGGCAGCTGTACACATCAACAGAAATGTGATAGAG ACTTTGGCTACCTATAGCAATACAGCTGATCCTTTTTTTGGGGTGTTGCTTGGTCATGAGTCAGAGGCTGGCTGGCATGTCACAGGGTGCTGCTGTTTCACAGACTCCAGTCCAAACAACTTTACCAACCAAAAAGATTCCGTCACACAATATCTCTCTGGTG GATTATTAGTTTgtggaatattttttgaaaatcagtCACTGCAAGCAGATGATATTGTCAAGAAAGTCAGCAAATATCCTCTTCAAAACCAG AATGGTTTGGTGATCCTAGTCAAACAACCCAAGGACAACAAGGTGACTGAGGACAACATTTTTGTGTCTCCTGATCAGAACACTGTGGAGAAACCCAAAGTTATAGATATAACCGAGGACCTCCCAGCTCTCATCACAGCCAGGCTCAGATGTCCACTTACCATTTCAGTAAAAGTAGCTGCAAAAG GTTCCCTGAAAAACAGTCTTTCAAATGTGATAGAGAATTTGTGCAATACTTTATCCTCGGCATCAGCTCTGTACCGAGTACAGGATACTGAAGTAGTGTTCAATTCCTCGAGTCTGGTAGGACTGCCCAATGAAGCAGTGTGCTCGAGGCTTCTCGATCTCACAACTTCAGATGAAGATGAATTTGTCAGTGGAAAACAGAAACATTCAAAATCTTACAAACAG AGAACTTTGCACTGTGGGGTGCTTCAGAATATATCTATCGCTGATGACAGTGGCGAGGGAACTCTGTGTGCCCCCATCATACAACACAATTTAG AAAAATTCCAGGCAGTGACCTTGACTCTCCCTGTTGATGTGTGCTGTCAGGTCACCGCGGACACCAAGGTATTGACCTTGGGACAGTATATGACAACAGCAATCTGCAACCAGCTCAGAGCAATGCAAGATTGCTTTGTTCAATATGTTGAG GGAGATGTACCTCCAAAAGTACAGGTTTGTCATTTTCAACCATGGAAGTCTACAGCAATTGTATCTGTGGTCTATCCAGATGGAAAGTCGGAAGAGAAACTAG AAAGCAGACGTCGAGAATtacattcattgttttgtttgCCGTTATCAAGGCCAGtgtttagaagaggaaatgttTTCCTGTTCCCAGAGGACATCAACCAAAATGGCTATCTCATAAACCCTCATCAGTACATAAACACACAACCAA TGAAAGATGGTCAGCAGTACTTAGTTCAAGGTCTGTATAGCTACCACCACTACATGCAGGATCGCTTTGATGACAACATGTGGGGCTGTGCCTACAGATCTCTCCAAACTCTAGTCTCCTGGTTCCGATTTCAGGGCTACACTGATAAACCCATACCCACTCACAGGGAAATACAACAG GCACTGGTTGATGTTGGTGATAAAGAGCCCAAGTTTGTGGGATCTCGGCAGTGGATTGGATCCATGGAGGTCAGCTACTGTCTGGACCATCTAATTGGA gtCACATCACGCATTGCTTTTGTCAGTGAAGGGAGTGAACTTGCCACTAAAGGGAGGGAACTTGCCCAGCATTTCCAAATTCAGGGAACACCAGTGATGATAG GAGGGGGAGTGCTTGCTCACACTATTCTGGGAGTGGATTTCAATGAAGTGACTGGTGACGTCAAATTCCTTATATTAGATCCTCATTACACAGGGGCAGAGGATTTGAAGGTTATTTTAGAAAag GGTTGGTGTGGTTGGAAGGGGATGGATTTCTGGGACAAGAAAGCCCACTATAACATGTGCCTACCCCAGAG GCCCAAAGTCATCTAG